CCGGCCCGACTACCGCGGGCCGCCGCCCAGGCGCTCGTTCACCCAGTCGTGGAAGGCGCCGATGTGGTGCTCGCTGGGTACCAGCACCCCGCCCTTGGCGTACATACGGGAGCTCATCCCGGGCTGGGTGCGCTCGCATGCGTCGAAGTCCTGCCGGTTGACCCGGTCGAAGAGTTCCACGGACCGGCTGACGTCTTTGCCGCTCTCGACGACATGCGGGAGGTAGAGCCAGTCGCACTCGACGATCGTGCGGTCGACGGCCACCGGGTACATCCGGTGGAAGATGACATGGTCGGGGACGAGGTTGACGAAGACCTGCGGCCTGACGGTGATCGCGTAGTAGCGGCGGTCCTGGTCCTCCGCGACCCCGGGGATGCGGTCCAGTCCCTCGGAACCGTCGACGGTGAACCCCTGCACCTCCTCGCCGAACTCGGCGCCGTGCCCGACGTAGTACTGCGCGGCGTATCCGTCGGCGAACTCGGGGAGCACCTCGGTGAGTTCGGGGTGGATCGTGGCGCAGTGGTAGCACTCCATGAAGTTCTCGATGATGAGCTTCCAGTTCGCCTTCACGTCGTAGACGATCCGCCTGCCGACCGAGAGGTTGTCGATGTCGTAGCGCTCGATCGACTCCACGTCGCCGAGGCGGGCGACGACATCGCCGATGACGGCCTCCTCGAAGGACGGCGGGTCCTCCGCGAGGCACACCCAGACATAGCCGAGCCATTCGCGCACCGCCACGGCGACCAGACCGTACTCGGTACGCCCGACGTCGGGCATCTTGGTGAGGTTGGGCGCCGCGACGAGCTTGCCGTTCAGGTCGTACGTCCAGGCGTGGTACGGGCATTGGAAGGCCCGCTTGACCTCGCCGGCCTCCTCGGTGCAGAGCTTGGCTCCGCGATGCCGGCACACGTTGAAGTAGGCACGAACGGCGTTGTCACGCGCGCGGGTGACGAGGATGCTCTCGCGGCCCACGTCGACGGTGCGAAAGGCACCGGGCTTCGCCAGCTCCGAGGAGCGCGCGACACAGAACCACATGGTCTCGAATATGCGCTCCTGCTCCTGGGCGAAGATCGCCGGATCCGTGTAGGAGGAGCCGGGGAGGGTGGCGATCAGGCTGTCCGGCAGACTGGTCGAGGTCACAGGGCACTCCTCGGGAAACGTCGTGGAGGGGACATTCACGCGCCGGGAAGAGCGACTCCGGACGGCGTTGTGTATGAGGCAACGCTGCGTGCCATATGCAACCGCAGCATGGGATGCCACAGGGGCGGTGTCAAGACGTGGCGGCGGCGAGCTGCTTGCGCCAGCGCGTGAACAGCCGCGGCTGGTTCATGCCGAGCACCGCGACCGGATCTCCGGCGCGCCGGTAGACGGCCAGGACGTTGCGGTCGTCCACGGCGCCTTCCTCGACGGTCACGCTGTCGGCGCCGGCCGCGTGACCGGCGAACTGGATCCTGACGCCGTACTGGTCGGACCAGAAGTACGGCGGCCGTGGCACACCCGGCGCCACCGCGCCCCCCGCCAGCAGCGTGGCGACGGCGGCGTCGGGGCGCTCCCGCGCGCCGGTCCAGTGCTCGACGCGTCGGTGGGCGCCGGCACGGGGGTCGTACCAGTTGGCGCAGTCGCCGACCGCGACCACCCCGGCCAGGCCGGTGCGGCCGTCGGCGCCGCACTTGACGCCGTTGTCGAGCTCGACACCGGATCCCTCGAGCCACTCCACGCACGGGCGGGCACCCACACCGACGACGACGATGTCGGCCGGGATGCTGCGGCCGTCCTCGAGCAGAACGGCGTCCACATACCGCTCCCCGCTCAGCCCCTTGACGCCCACTCCGCACAGCAGCCGTACGCCGTGGTCCGCGTGCAGCCCGGAGACGATGCCGCCCATGGTCGCGCCGAGCGGCCCGGCCAGTGGCGTCGGGGCCACCTCGACGACCGTCACGTCGAGCCCCAGGGCGTAGGCGGTGGAGGCGACCTCGGCGCCGATGAATCCACCGCCGATCACCACCAGCCGTCCGCCCCGGGCCAGTTCGTCGCGCAGGGCGCGGGCGTCGTCCAGGGTGCGCAGGACGTGCACGCCGGCCAGGCCGTCGGCGCCCGGGAGCCTGCGCGCGGCGGCGCCGGTCGCGATGACGAGGCCGTCGACACGGACCTCCCGCCCGTCGGCCAGCCGCACGGCGCGGTCGGTACGGTCGAGGCCGGTGGCCCGGGTGCCGAGCAGCCACTCCGCGCCCAGGTCCTCGTCGTGCGCCTCCAGCGCGAGATCCGCCTCGCCCAGGGTGCCGGCCAGGAACTCCTTGGACAGCGGCGGCCGGTCGTACGGGCGATGGAGCTCGTCGCCGATGACGACCAGCCGTCCGTCGTAGCCCTGCTTCCGCAGCGAGCGCGCCGCCGACAGTCCGGCGAGCGAGGCGCCCACCACGGCCACGGTCCTCACGCGGAACCCCCGGCGAGGCGGGACGCGACACAGGGCGGCAGGTTGGGGGCGTCCGTCGACACCCGGACGTGGATCATGCCGTCCTCGACGACGACCTCGTGCGTGCGCACCGGGAGCTTGGCCGGCGGGGCGTCGACGGCGCCGGTGCGCAGGTCGAACTTCGAGGCATGCAGCGGGCATTCCACCTCGCAGCCCTCCAGCCAGCCGTCGGCGAGCGAGGCGTCCTGGTGGGTGCAGGTGTCGTCGATGGCGAAGAGCTCGCCGTCGTCGGTATGGAACACCGAGACCGGCGGATCGATGTCGAGCCGGAAAGCCTCACCTCGCGGGAGATCCGCGAGACGGCACGCGGGAATCTTCATGACACCTCGGTGCGTATAACGAAACGGATTGCGGTAAGCGCAACATCAGTCTGAAGTCGGCCCGAACCCTTGTCAAGGCATTCACGGGCCGTACAACTCGGCACATGGAGTTGCTACTGACGCAATGCAGTGCGCCATAGGCAACATAGCGAGTGGTTGCCCCACCCGTGCCGGGGACATGAAGGCGGCCCGCCTCCTCGGCCCGACGGGCCGGGAAACGGGCGCGTCGCCCTCTGCCCACCGGACGGTCAGAAGCCCTGGTCGATCCACTCCTGAAGGTGCGGAGCCTCGGCGGCGATGGTGGTCGTCTCCCCGTGCCCGGTGTACACGACGGTGTCCCGGGGCAGCGTGAGCAACCGGTCCCGGATCGAGTCGACGATGGTGGGGAAGTCGCTGTACGACCTTCCCGTCGCCCCCGGCCCGCCCGCGAAGAGCGTGTCGCCGCCGAAGAGCGCCGTCAGCGCCGGCACGTGAAGGCAGATCGCGCCGGGGGCGTGGCCTGGGGTGTGCAGCACGGCCAGGGAGACGCCGGCCACCTCGAGGACCTGCCCTTCGGCCAATTCGCCGTCGGGCGCGCGGTCGGGGTGGGTCTGCTTCCACAGCGGCAGGTCGTCGGGATGGAGCAGGACCGGGGCGCCGGTGCGCGCGGCGAGAGCGGGCGCGGCGTCGATGTGGTCGTTGTGGGCGTGGGTGCACACGATCGCCCGCAGGGTGCGGCCGCGGAGGGCTTCGGCGATGGCCTCGGCGTCGTGCGCGGCGTCGACGACGATCACCTCCTCGTCGTCCCCGATGATCCACACGTTGTTCTCGACGTCCCAGGTGCCGCCGTCCAACGAGAAC
The sequence above is a segment of the Streptomyces asoensis genome. Coding sequences within it:
- a CDS encoding aromatic ring-hydroxylating oxygenase subunit alpha, which gives rise to MTSTSLPDSLIATLPGSSYTDPAIFAQEQERIFETMWFCVARSSELAKPGAFRTVDVGRESILVTRARDNAVRAYFNVCRHRGAKLCTEEAGEVKRAFQCPYHAWTYDLNGKLVAAPNLTKMPDVGRTEYGLVAVAVREWLGYVWVCLAEDPPSFEEAVIGDVVARLGDVESIERYDIDNLSVGRRIVYDVKANWKLIIENFMECYHCATIHPELTEVLPEFADGYAAQYYVGHGAEFGEEVQGFTVDGSEGLDRIPGVAEDQDRRYYAITVRPQVFVNLVPDHVIFHRMYPVAVDRTIVECDWLYLPHVVESGKDVSRSVELFDRVNRQDFDACERTQPGMSSRMYAKGGVLVPSEHHIGAFHDWVNERLGGGPR
- a CDS encoding NAD(P)/FAD-dependent oxidoreductase, which gives rise to MRTVAVVGASLAGLSAARSLRKQGYDGRLVVIGDELHRPYDRPPLSKEFLAGTLGEADLALEAHDEDLGAEWLLGTRATGLDRTDRAVRLADGREVRVDGLVIATGAAARRLPGADGLAGVHVLRTLDDARALRDELARGGRLVVIGGGFIGAEVASTAYALGLDVTVVEVAPTPLAGPLGATMGGIVSGLHADHGVRLLCGVGVKGLSGERYVDAVLLEDGRSIPADIVVVGVGARPCVEWLEGSGVELDNGVKCGADGRTGLAGVVAVGDCANWYDPRAGAHRRVEHWTGARERPDAAVATLLAGGAVAPGVPRPPYFWSDQYGVRIQFAGHAAGADSVTVEEGAVDDRNVLAVYRRAGDPVAVLGMNQPRLFTRWRKQLAAATS
- a CDS encoding bifunctional 3-phenylpropionate/cinnamic acid dioxygenase ferredoxin subunit, yielding MKIPACRLADLPRGEAFRLDIDPPVSVFHTDDGELFAIDDTCTHQDASLADGWLEGCEVECPLHASKFDLRTGAVDAPPAKLPVRTHEVVVEDGMIHVRVSTDAPNLPPCVASRLAGGSA
- a CDS encoding MBL fold metallo-hydrolase, with protein sequence MTGARIEHLVTSGTFSLDGGTWDVENNVWIIGDDEEVIVVDAAHDAEAIAEALRGRTLRAIVCTHAHNDHIDAAPALAARTGAPVLLHPDDLPLWKQTHPDRAPDGELAEGQVLEVAGVSLAVLHTPGHAPGAICLHVPALTALFGGDTLFAGGPGATGRSYSDFPTIVDSIRDRLLTLPRDTVVYTGHGETTTIAAEAPHLQEWIDQGF